Proteins encoded by one window of Paenibacillus sp. DCT19:
- a CDS encoding peptidylprolyl isomerase: MAKQAKIKMANGGEVLIDLFDQEAPNTVANFEKLANSGFYNGLTFHRVIPGFVAQGGCPTGNGTGGPGYTINCEINPNKHERGTLAMAHAGRNTGGSQFYICYQPQPHLDGQHTVFGKVTKGMEFVDAFEGSDKMETVEVVEA; the protein is encoded by the coding sequence ATGGCGAAACAAGCGAAAATCAAAATGGCAAACGGCGGAGAAGTTCTGATCGACCTGTTCGATCAAGAAGCTCCAAACACAGTAGCGAACTTTGAGAAACTGGCAAACTCCGGCTTCTACAATGGTTTGACTTTCCACCGTGTTATCCCTGGCTTCGTAGCTCAAGGTGGCTGCCCAACAGGAAATGGTACTGGTGGTCCTGGCTACACAATCAACTGTGAAATTAACCCGAACAAACATGAGCGTGGAACATTGGCTATGGCGCATGCTGGCCGTAACACAGGTGGAAGCCAGTTCTACATCTGCTATCAACCACAACCACATTTGGATGGACAACATACTGTATTTGGTAAAGTGACCAAAGGTATGGAATTCGTTGACGCTTTCGAAGGAAGCGACAAAATGGAAACTGTTGAAGTTGTTGAAGCGTAA
- a CDS encoding spore germination protein, giving the protein MDVRSDHGEQEHGEGVPAELMNKTPYEIQKEEEEKAYQKKKQNEMSDSVEESVQYWQDNDEISPRMSDNKNTMKQILGLGESFDVDLREMVLGGKHVGILLLTGFAKDEILLEVLKRLTYLTPDQVSEHALKSYFECYIPHIQVEKVDSMSAVIKKVLMGMSAMFVEGDRSVLIMDTRSYPVRSPEEPSLERVVRGSRDGFTETLLTNVALVRRRIRDPGLKFELMQVGRRTQTDVCVVYIDDIVDKVQVDSVREKIKRVDIDGIPAADKQLEEAIINKGWNPFPLVRYSERPDVTASHLLEGRVVIFVDTSPSVMILPTTFFDLCEHAEENRQTAFMGTYLRWVRFAGILISLFVLPLWLLMVIDPAIKPMGFDFIGPQENVKLPLILQFLLIELGVDLLRMAAVHTPTPLASAMGLIAAILVGDIAVKTGYFVNEVVLYMAIAAIGMFATPSYELGLANRLVRLFLLIAVAIFKVPGFVVGTTLLVIALTIHRSYNSSYLWPFIPFNAKALGNFLFRLPLLESKKRPSFNKTRDNTKMPDDPDGESRKSKKHK; this is encoded by the coding sequence ATGGACGTGAGATCAGATCACGGTGAACAGGAGCATGGTGAAGGTGTTCCCGCAGAGTTAATGAATAAGACACCGTATGAGATTCAGAAGGAAGAAGAAGAGAAGGCGTATCAGAAGAAAAAACAAAATGAGATGTCTGATAGTGTTGAAGAATCCGTGCAATACTGGCAGGATAATGATGAAATCTCTCCGCGCATGAGTGACAATAAAAATACAATGAAACAAATTTTGGGGCTCGGGGAGTCCTTCGACGTGGATCTGCGTGAAATGGTTTTGGGAGGCAAACATGTTGGAATACTGCTGTTGACCGGGTTTGCCAAAGACGAGATTTTACTTGAAGTGTTAAAAAGATTAACCTATCTCACTCCGGATCAAGTGTCAGAGCACGCGCTAAAATCTTACTTTGAATGCTACATTCCTCATATTCAGGTGGAAAAAGTAGATAGCATGAGCGCTGTAATTAAAAAGGTGCTTATGGGTATGAGTGCGATGTTTGTTGAAGGAGATCGCTCTGTGCTCATTATGGATACCCGGAGTTACCCGGTTCGATCGCCGGAAGAACCTTCCTTGGAGCGGGTAGTAAGGGGTTCGAGAGACGGATTTACAGAGACGCTTCTGACCAATGTGGCCTTAGTTCGGCGGAGGATTCGCGACCCTGGATTAAAGTTCGAGCTAATGCAGGTGGGTCGCAGAACTCAAACGGATGTATGTGTAGTGTACATTGATGATATCGTCGACAAGGTTCAAGTGGATTCTGTCCGGGAAAAAATAAAAAGGGTCGATATCGATGGTATCCCGGCTGCCGATAAGCAGTTGGAGGAAGCGATCATCAACAAAGGGTGGAATCCCTTCCCACTCGTGCGATACTCGGAAAGACCGGATGTTACAGCATCTCATCTGCTTGAGGGCAGAGTCGTTATTTTTGTAGATACCTCGCCAAGTGTGATGATCTTGCCAACGACCTTTTTTGATCTATGCGAGCATGCAGAAGAAAATAGGCAAACGGCCTTCATGGGAACCTACCTGCGGTGGGTAAGGTTTGCAGGTATTTTAATCTCTCTGTTTGTACTTCCTTTGTGGCTGCTCATGGTTATTGATCCTGCCATCAAACCGATGGGATTTGATTTTATCGGTCCACAGGAGAATGTTAAACTTCCGCTTATTCTTCAGTTTCTGCTGATAGAACTTGGGGTCGATCTCTTACGGATGGCAGCGGTGCATACGCCTACACCACTTGCTTCAGCGATGGGCTTGATTGCGGCTATTCTCGTTGGGGATATCGCTGTCAAAACAGGATATTTCGTCAATGAGGTCGTGCTGTACATGGCCATTGCTGCAATAGGGATGTTTGCAACGCCGAGTTATGAGCTTGGACTAGCCAACCGCTTGGTACGGCTGTTCCTTCTGATTGCGGTGGCTATCTTTAAAGTACCCGGGTTCGTGGTGGGTACCACCCTATTGGTTATTGCACTGACGATCCATCGTTCGTACAATTCATCTTATCTGTGGCCGTTTATACCGTTTAATGCAAAGGCACTTGGTAACTTTTTATTCCGACTGCCATTGCTTGAAAGTAAAAAACGTCCATCGTTCAACAAAACTCGTGATAATACCAAAATGCCTGATGATCCAGACGGAGAATCACGAAAAAGTAAAAAACACAAATGA
- a CDS encoding stage V sporulation protein AB produces the protein MSVLNGAISIVLGIAGGIAVGSGVIALILVLDMIPRLAQLTQSYDKTHWYEGALIGGSLVGTVADFWHWKIHGVLLLSPIIGLFCGVFIGLLAAALTEVLNVLPVLAKRLGMKPYLFGLLLAMILGKMTGSLFDFFVYQR, from the coding sequence ATGAGCGTTCTTAATGGAGCGATTAGCATTGTACTCGGCATTGCTGGGGGAATCGCAGTAGGAAGTGGTGTGATTGCACTTATCTTGGTACTGGATATGATTCCACGGCTGGCTCAATTGACCCAATCGTATGACAAAACACATTGGTATGAAGGTGCACTCATTGGAGGTTCGTTAGTAGGCACAGTTGCGGATTTCTGGCACTGGAAAATACATGGAGTGCTATTACTAAGTCCAATCATTGGACTGTTCTGCGGTGTGTTTATCGGTTTGCTTGCCGCCGCATTGACAGAAGTGTTAAACGTATTGCCTGTACTTGCCAAAAGGCTAGGAATGAAGCCGTATTTATTCGGATTGCTGCTGGCTATGATTCTGGGGAAGATGACAGGTTCGTTATTTGATTTTTTTGTATACCAGCGTTAG
- a CDS encoding AraC family transcriptional regulator: protein MVDKTEFHIDQNLKELTEHRTVSLPIACYETTIIHNVHGHIPLHWHDELQFVYVMQGEALFRVNQEEIVVPKGNGIFINSGSMHMAEDIGERNVCKYICLNLSPQFILPAELYMKFVHPYVTATNVPYLLIRGDQSWGVKILEAIQVIKQNLRDQPLHYELDISAQLLTIWKQFISNGCLLEYDPNEMTRNLRMKGMLEWIHLHYAEPIKLEDIAKAGQLSRSETCRYFKQMLRTTPIHYVMDYRIRKSLELLQLPEMSITEIAYQVGFNSTSYYINQFGKIMKTTPLKFRREMVIKSRAEVNN, encoded by the coding sequence ATGGTGGACAAAACCGAATTTCATATCGATCAAAATTTGAAAGAACTGACAGAGCATCGCACCGTTTCGTTGCCAATCGCTTGTTATGAAACGACAATTATTCATAATGTACATGGTCATATACCGCTTCACTGGCATGATGAACTACAGTTTGTTTATGTGATGCAGGGGGAGGCACTCTTTCGAGTAAATCAGGAGGAGATTGTTGTGCCCAAAGGCAATGGAATATTTATTAATAGTGGCTCCATGCACATGGCGGAGGACATTGGGGAGAGGAATGTGTGCAAATATATATGCTTGAATCTTAGTCCGCAATTTATTCTGCCGGCAGAGCTATATATGAAATTTGTACACCCTTATGTTACGGCGACCAATGTACCCTATTTGTTGATACGAGGGGATCAGAGCTGGGGAGTCAAGATCCTTGAAGCCATTCAAGTTATAAAGCAGAACCTGCGAGATCAACCTCTACACTATGAATTAGATATCTCTGCTCAACTACTCACCATCTGGAAACAGTTTATTTCAAACGGATGTTTACTGGAGTACGATCCGAACGAGATGACACGTAATCTGCGCATGAAAGGTATGCTGGAATGGATTCATCTACATTATGCTGAACCGATCAAGCTAGAGGATATTGCAAAGGCAGGACAATTGAGTCGTTCAGAGACCTGTCGTTATTTCAAACAGATGTTACGAACCACGCCGATTCATTATGTGATGGATTATCGTATCCGGAAGAGTTTAGAATTACTTCAGCTTCCCGAAATGAGTATAACCGAAATTGCATATCAGGTTGGATTTAACAGCACAAGCTATTACATTAATCAATTCGGCAAAATAATGAAAACAACCCCTTTGAAATTCAGGAGGGAGATGGTGATAAAGAGCCGAGCAGAGGTGAATAACTAA
- a CDS encoding DMT family transporter, protein MSKKSVVHLNSRKKGLFLVLTGAICWGVGGTVSQKLFQHYGIEVNWFVTVRLLIAGLLLLTVQYFRPKRSQILDIWRNKATAFQLIIFGLFGMLAVQYTYMASIQHGNSAVATLLQYLSPVMIMLYLIWRKQAVLGSKDLISISLALGGCYLLLTNGSISQLSVPFIAIIWGLLSGVSAAFYTLYAAKLIRQFDSLVIVGWAMIIGGTALSFIHPPWKFEFTSVPLEAYGYLIFTIVFGTMIAFWFYVESLQSLSAKETSLLGSAEPLAAVATTVIWLQEPFGLFQWLGTACIVTLVILMQMYKEKQEAPLDHPA, encoded by the coding sequence ATGAGCAAAAAATCGGTTGTACATTTGAATTCAAGAAAAAAAGGATTGTTTTTGGTTTTGACCGGAGCGATCTGTTGGGGAGTTGGCGGAACCGTATCACAAAAGCTGTTTCAGCATTATGGCATCGAGGTCAACTGGTTTGTTACTGTTCGATTGTTAATTGCAGGCCTTCTGCTTCTAACCGTTCAATATTTCAGACCTAAGCGCTCACAAATTCTAGACATATGGAGAAACAAAGCTACAGCCTTCCAATTAATTATTTTTGGTCTGTTCGGAATGCTCGCTGTACAGTATACGTACATGGCCTCCATTCAACATGGTAATTCTGCTGTTGCTACTCTTTTGCAATATCTCTCCCCGGTTATGATCATGCTCTACCTGATCTGGCGTAAACAGGCGGTACTGGGCTCCAAAGATCTGATATCCATTAGTTTGGCTCTTGGCGGCTGTTATCTTCTGTTAACTAATGGTTCCATTTCCCAGTTGTCCGTACCCTTCATTGCTATCATTTGGGGACTTTTATCGGGTGTTTCCGCTGCCTTTTATACGTTGTATGCTGCAAAATTAATTCGCCAGTTCGATTCACTGGTAATCGTCGGTTGGGCCATGATAATTGGCGGAACTGCCCTTAGTTTCATTCATCCACCTTGGAAATTCGAATTCACGAGCGTGCCCCTCGAAGCGTACGGGTATCTTATATTTACTATTGTTTTTGGAACCATGATCGCTTTTTGGTTCTATGTCGAAAGTTTGCAAAGTCTCTCAGCTAAAGAAACCAGCTTACTCGGAAGTGCAGAACCACTAGCTGCGGTTGCCACAACAGTAATTTGGCTGCAGGAACCCTTTGGACTATTTCAATGGTTAGGCACGGCATGTATTGTTACCCTTGTAATTTTGATGCAAATGTACAAAGAAAAGCAAGAAGCACCTCTCGACCACCCAGCATAA
- the sigF gene encoding RNA polymerase sporulation sigma factor SigF — translation MDAEVKPSSQTYLDDAEVKRLIALSQSGDHDARDTLVNCNIRLVWSVVQRFMNRGYEPEDLFQIGCIGLLKSVDKFDLSYDVKFSTYAVPMIIGEIQRFLRDDGTLKVSRSLKEMANKVRKKRDELSKHLDRLPTIKEVAEQLGVTPEEVVFAQEANKPPTSIHETVFENDGDPITLMDQIADETQERWFDKLALNEAIGGLSERERLIVYLRYYRDQTQSEVASRLGISQVQVSRLEKKILQSIRDQIAQ, via the coding sequence ATGGATGCTGAAGTGAAACCATCTTCACAGACCTATTTGGATGATGCCGAGGTCAAACGATTGATTGCGCTCAGTCAATCGGGTGACCATGATGCACGAGATACGCTGGTAAACTGCAACATCAGACTTGTCTGGTCTGTCGTACAGCGTTTTATGAACAGAGGTTATGAACCAGAGGATCTGTTCCAAATCGGCTGTATCGGACTACTCAAGTCGGTGGACAAATTCGATCTCAGCTATGATGTGAAATTTTCGACCTACGCTGTACCGATGATTATCGGAGAAATTCAGCGTTTCCTGCGGGACGATGGCACACTTAAGGTCAGTCGCTCACTTAAGGAGATGGCGAATAAAGTTCGCAAAAAAAGAGATGAATTGTCCAAACATCTTGATCGTCTGCCAACGATTAAGGAAGTGGCTGAACAACTGGGGGTAACCCCAGAGGAAGTTGTATTTGCTCAAGAAGCCAACAAACCGCCCACGTCGATCCATGAGACGGTGTTCGAGAATGATGGTGATCCGATTACGCTAATGGATCAAATTGCTGACGAAACACAGGAACGTTGGTTTGACAAGCTGGCTTTGAACGAAGCTATCGGTGGTCTGAGTGAACGAGAACGGCTAATCGTATACCTTCGGTATTACCGGGATCAGACACAGTCTGAGGTTGCCAGCAGACTTGGGATATCTCAAGTTCAGGTATCCCGGCTGGAGAAAAAGATCCTGCAATCCATCCGCGATCAGATCGCACAATGA
- the spoIIAB gene encoding anti-sigma F factor produces the protein MNEGTGTNFMNLQFAAKSENESFARVTVAAFISQLDPTMDELSDLKTVVSEAVTNSIIHGYNNNPEGVVSIQAEIREDMITIIVEDRGEGIEDLDLAKQPLYTSKPELERSGMGFTIMENFMDEFEVSSEPGRGTSIKMKKRIESKKALYN, from the coding sequence ATGAATGAAGGAACAGGGACAAATTTCATGAATCTGCAATTCGCGGCCAAGTCGGAGAACGAATCGTTCGCGCGTGTAACGGTTGCGGCCTTTATCTCGCAGCTTGATCCTACAATGGACGAGCTTAGCGATCTGAAGACCGTAGTCTCCGAAGCGGTAACCAACAGTATCATTCATGGGTATAACAACAACCCAGAAGGGGTTGTATCCATTCAGGCGGAGATCCGTGAAGACATGATTACGATCATTGTGGAAGACCGTGGTGAAGGTATTGAAGATCTCGACCTTGCCAAGCAGCCGTTGTATACATCCAAACCCGAACTTGAGCGCTCGGGCATGGGCTTTACGATTATGGAAAACTTCATGGATGAATTCGAAGTCAGCAGTGAGCCCGGCAGAGGCACCTCCATCAAGATGAAGAAAAGGATTGAATCCAAGAAAGCATTGTATAATTAG
- the spoIIAA gene encoding anti-sigma F factor antagonist, whose product MNLHVEMEHHRGILIVRLSGELDHHTADMVRMQMDEAIQRRQCEHLVLSLKDLQFMDSSGLGVILGRYKLIKNKGGKMVVCDVNPPVYRLLEMSGLFKIMPIYENEGTALSGLEVVS is encoded by the coding sequence GTGAACTTGCATGTGGAAATGGAACATCACCGCGGGATTCTGATTGTGCGACTATCGGGAGAACTGGATCATCACACTGCGGATATGGTACGGATGCAGATGGATGAAGCGATCCAGCGGAGACAATGCGAGCACTTGGTGCTCAGCCTGAAGGATCTGCAATTTATGGATAGCTCAGGCTTGGGTGTCATTTTGGGAAGATATAAGCTTATTAAGAATAAAGGCGGTAAGATGGTTGTGTGTGATGTTAATCCGCCAGTGTACCGTTTGCTGGAGATGTCGGGTTTGTTCAAGATCATGCCGATATACGAAAATGAGGGAACTGCTCTCTCGGGTCTGGAGGTCGTCTCATGA
- a CDS encoding D-alanyl-D-alanine carboxypeptidase family protein → MASTALAEEKPTPTGGTDLAPSARSAILMDADTGTVIYEKNSHDQLPPASITKIMTMLLTIEAIDSGKLKLTDKVRTSEYAASMGGSQIFLEPGEEMTVDDMLKGIAMASGNDASVAMAEKIAGSEQAFVQMMNDRAKELGMKDTNFANCNGLPVENHYSSSHDIALMSRELLKHSGITKYTGAYQDYLRKDTEKPFWLVNTNKLVRFYTGADGLKTGYTSEAKFCLSATAMKDGLRTVAVVLGEPNTKTRNAEVSSMFDYAFSQYMMKPLYKAGDLLGSLKIEKGEVAELPLNATQNYSVLMRKGAKSNDIRHELLMTKELKAPIKAGQSVGKLVVYQGNEVIKEFDIQAPQDVNKAGWWKLFKRTTSNLFD, encoded by the coding sequence ATGGCATCCACAGCACTTGCTGAAGAAAAACCTACCCCAACAGGGGGCACGGATTTGGCTCCTTCGGCACGTTCAGCGATATTAATGGATGCAGACACTGGAACTGTAATCTACGAGAAAAACAGTCATGATCAACTGCCTCCGGCAAGTATTACGAAGATTATGACCATGCTTTTAACCATTGAAGCCATTGATTCAGGTAAGTTGAAGCTAACTGACAAAGTGAGAACAAGTGAGTATGCCGCTTCCATGGGAGGATCACAGATTTTCCTTGAACCCGGTGAAGAAATGACGGTAGACGACATGCTCAAAGGGATCGCTATGGCATCGGGTAATGATGCCTCTGTAGCAATGGCTGAGAAAATTGCCGGCTCTGAGCAAGCCTTCGTACAGATGATGAATGATCGTGCTAAAGAGCTGGGCATGAAGGACACCAATTTTGCCAATTGTAACGGGCTCCCGGTTGAAAATCATTATTCATCGTCACATGATATTGCACTCATGAGTCGAGAATTACTGAAACATTCGGGAATTACGAAGTATACTGGTGCGTATCAGGACTACCTCCGGAAAGATACGGAGAAGCCCTTCTGGCTAGTAAACACCAATAAACTCGTTCGTTTCTACACAGGCGCAGATGGATTGAAAACAGGTTACACTTCAGAAGCTAAATTTTGTTTATCAGCAACAGCGATGAAGGATGGATTACGTACAGTTGCGGTTGTGCTGGGAGAACCAAACACGAAAACACGTAATGCTGAAGTTTCATCCATGTTCGATTATGCTTTTAGCCAATACATGATGAAACCGTTATACAAAGCAGGTGATCTCCTGGGCAGTTTGAAAATTGAAAAAGGTGAGGTTGCCGAACTACCACTGAATGCAACACAAAATTACAGTGTGCTCATGCGCAAAGGCGCCAAATCGAACGATATTCGACATGAGCTGTTGATGACAAAAGAACTGAAGGCTCCGATTAAAGCAGGTCAAAGTGTCGGTAAGCTGGTGGTTTATCAAGGGAATGAGGTTATTAAGGAGTTTGACATTCAGGCTCCTCAAGACGTAAACAAAGCCGGCTGGTGGAAGTTATTCAAGCGCACCACTTCCAATCTTTTTGATTAA
- a CDS encoding purine-nucleoside phosphorylase, translated as MTALTQQMILEAASYIQSKSSIKPEVGLILGSGLGILAELIEDGVSIAYQDIPHFPVSTVEGHEGELLVGTIKGRPVVMMKGRFHMYEGYGPELTAFPVRVMKELGVTSVLVTNAAGGVNTSYEPGDLMLISDHLNLTGKNPLIGPNDPALGVRFPDLSEAYSRRLRALAKDTAASQGFNVREGVYAGLLGPNYETPAEIVMLRTLGADAVGMSTVSEVIVARHAGLEVLGISCISNMAAGILDQPLSHDEVMETTERVRESFLALVVAVIPQM; from the coding sequence ATGACAGCATTAACTCAACAAATGATTTTGGAAGCAGCATCTTATATTCAAAGCAAAAGCTCCATTAAGCCTGAAGTAGGCTTAATTCTTGGCTCAGGTCTTGGCATTTTGGCTGAACTCATTGAAGATGGTGTGAGTATCGCTTATCAAGACATTCCCCATTTCCCTGTATCTACGGTAGAAGGACATGAGGGTGAACTGCTGGTTGGAACAATCAAAGGTCGTCCTGTTGTCATGATGAAAGGACGTTTCCATATGTATGAGGGCTATGGCCCTGAGCTTACCGCTTTTCCGGTACGTGTTATGAAAGAATTAGGGGTTACATCGGTGCTTGTAACGAACGCAGCAGGTGGAGTGAACACATCCTATGAACCGGGCGACTTGATGTTGATCTCTGATCATCTGAATCTTACAGGCAAAAACCCACTCATCGGCCCTAATGATCCAGCACTGGGTGTGCGTTTCCCGGATCTGTCCGAAGCGTATAGCCGCCGCTTGCGTGCGCTGGCAAAAGATACTGCAGCATCCCAAGGCTTCAACGTACGTGAAGGCGTCTATGCGGGGCTGCTTGGTCCAAACTATGAGACACCAGCGGAGATCGTTATGCTTCGTACTTTGGGTGCGGATGCTGTCGGCATGTCCACCGTGTCTGAAGTCATTGTGGCTCGTCATGCAGGTCTGGAAGTGCTCGGTATTTCTTGTATCAGCAACATGGCTGCGGGTATTCTGGATCAGCCACTCTCCCATGATGAGGTTATGGAGACAACAGAGCGAGTGCGTGAGTCTTTCCTTGCGCTGGTTGTAGCCGTTATTCCACAAATGTAA
- a CDS encoding tyrosine recombinase — MKQTIHAYAIYLEEDKGMSSSTLESYLRDVDKFIEFAEKEYDIRDASQVRRTHVILFVGKLKQSGRANATIARSIVSLRSYFHFLMRRGDILQDPTFDVEAPKADKTPPQVLTIDEIELLLNAPETRSPQGIRDRAMLELLYATGIRVSELIALDVRDVQPSMRFIRCGGAGKERILPIGAPAAHWIDVYLDEKRSRLLKTSSDEQALFVNVSGRRLTRQGFWKLLKKAAVDAGIPGEITPHTLRHSFAAHLIASGADTRAVQDMLGHVEQPGQQYGNHGRKTMKEIYETHHPRAK, encoded by the coding sequence ATGAAACAGACGATACACGCCTATGCCATTTACTTGGAAGAAGACAAAGGGATGTCAAGCAGCACACTGGAGTCGTATCTTCGCGATGTGGACAAGTTCATCGAATTTGCAGAGAAAGAATATGATATACGTGATGCCAGTCAGGTGCGGCGTACGCACGTTATTTTATTTGTAGGCAAACTAAAGCAGTCAGGGCGCGCTAATGCTACGATTGCCCGGAGTATTGTGTCCTTGCGTTCCTACTTTCATTTTCTAATGCGCAGGGGAGATATCCTTCAAGATCCTACTTTTGATGTAGAGGCTCCTAAGGCGGATAAAACGCCTCCTCAAGTGTTGACCATTGATGAAATTGAATTACTGCTTAATGCACCGGAGACGCGTTCACCCCAAGGAATTCGGGATCGTGCGATGCTGGAATTATTGTATGCCACAGGTATTCGTGTCTCGGAGCTGATTGCACTGGATGTCCGTGATGTGCAGCCGAGTATGCGGTTTATTCGTTGCGGCGGAGCAGGGAAAGAACGCATCCTTCCCATTGGTGCTCCTGCAGCACATTGGATCGATGTGTACTTGGATGAGAAACGCAGCCGATTGCTCAAAACAAGTTCGGACGAGCAGGCACTCTTTGTCAATGTCTCAGGCAGACGTCTGACACGCCAAGGATTCTGGAAATTGCTCAAAAAAGCTGCGGTGGATGCAGGAATTCCTGGTGAAATTACGCCACATACGTTACGGCATTCGTTTGCTGCTCACCTTATTGCCAGCGGAGCCGACACCAGAGCCGTTCAGGACATGTTAGGTCACGTAGAACAGCCGGGTCAACAATATGGCAACCATGGTCGCAAAACGATGAAGGAAATCTATGAAACACATCATCCACGGGCTAAATAG
- a CDS encoding DUF4227 family protein has product MIISLRRGLRFIRFIIFFSALVYLFYNVLDLFNGWISPVDQYQIPSGNAVKVFQETDWTIHGEGRPSLAERLRLFYWYGE; this is encoded by the coding sequence ATGATTATATCACTACGGAGAGGGCTCCGTTTTATTCGTTTTATAATCTTTTTTTCAGCATTAGTTTATTTGTTCTATAATGTTCTGGATCTGTTCAACGGCTGGATCTCACCCGTAGATCAGTATCAGATTCCTTCAGGAAATGCGGTCAAAGTATTTCAGGAAACGGATTGGACAATTCATGGAGAAGGGCGACCTTCACTTGCGGAACGGCTACGTTTGTTTTACTGGTATGGGGAGTAG
- a CDS encoding Fur family transcriptional regulator — MEARIDKIKQQLQSQGYKLTPQREATVRVLLENEEDHLSAEDVFMLVKEKAPEIGLATVYRTLELLSELHVVEKINFGDGVARYDLRGDTSKHHHHHLICVQCGSMDEIREDWLGPLEERLEREFNFSVVDHRLDFHGICYRCKAKNDQKPKDEE; from the coding sequence ATGGAAGCACGGATTGATAAAATTAAGCAGCAACTACAGTCCCAAGGATACAAATTAACGCCCCAGCGGGAAGCCACCGTAAGAGTACTTCTTGAGAATGAAGAAGATCATCTGAGCGCAGAGGATGTATTCATGCTCGTTAAAGAAAAGGCTCCCGAAATCGGTCTTGCAACCGTGTACCGTACCCTCGAACTACTAAGTGAGCTGCATGTTGTAGAGAAAATCAACTTCGGCGACGGCGTTGCCCGTTATGATTTGCGCGGAGATACGTCCAAGCATCATCATCATCACTTAATCTGTGTTCAATGTGGTAGTATGGATGAAATACGCGAAGACTGGCTTGGGCCGCTTGAAGAGCGCCTGGAGCGAGAATTTAACTTTTCGGTGGTAGACCACCGATTGGATTTCCACGGGATTTGTTATCGTTGCAAAGCAAAAAATGACCAGAAACCCAAAGATGAAGAATAA
- the spoIIM gene encoding stage II sporulation protein M, translating to MRSSTFIFKGQTSLYVFVAVLFLVGVIFGALMVNALSLEQRQDLEGYLGNFFMTVQHGGQVVETGTYWEIAMLHLKWVGLIWILGLSVIGLPGILVLDFLKGVLIGFTVGYLVGQYSWKGLLFALVSVAPHNLFVIPVLIICSVSAITFSLYIIRNRVLMQRTPGGQRPFASYVLLTLAMAALLLGVASFETWVTPAMMRWVTPMLLPA from the coding sequence GTGCGATCTTCTACCTTTATATTCAAAGGTCAAACCTCGCTATATGTATTTGTGGCAGTTCTGTTCCTGGTAGGTGTTATCTTCGGGGCGTTGATGGTTAATGCGCTGTCCCTAGAGCAACGTCAAGATTTGGAAGGTTATCTAGGGAACTTTTTCATGACGGTGCAGCATGGGGGACAGGTTGTAGAGACGGGTACCTACTGGGAAATTGCTATGCTGCATCTGAAATGGGTCGGTCTGATCTGGATCCTTGGTTTATCCGTTATTGGACTACCTGGCATCCTCGTGCTGGATTTTCTAAAAGGTGTGCTGATCGGATTTACTGTCGGATATTTAGTTGGACAATATTCATGGAAAGGCCTGCTATTTGCACTTGTCTCCGTTGCTCCGCATAATTTATTTGTCATTCCTGTGCTGATCATCTGCAGTGTCTCTGCGATAACTTTTTCCTTATATATCATTCGGAATCGGGTTTTGATGCAGCGTACTCCCGGTGGTCAAAGACCTTTTGCATCATATGTATTGTTAACTTTGGCAATGGCTGCACTGCTGCTTGGAGTTGCTTCTTTTGAAACTTGGGTCACGCCAGCGATGATGCGGTGGGTTACGCCAATGTTACTACCTGCATAG